The Methanobrevibacter millerae genome includes the window GACGTTCCCGGACAGTATATTCCGGGTTATTATAATACTTATCTCAGTGAAAAAAACATTGGACCAATGATTCCAATAATAGAACATAACAGACAGGATATTGTTTCTCTAGCTGATTTTCTCATGAAAATGTATGAAGAGGTTAATTACGAATAGGTGCTTTAAAATGGGGTTATTTGATAGATTTAAAAAAATAAAAAGGAAAAAAAGCCAAAAGAAATTCCAAAGGACATTGAAATACCGGAAGTTGAATTGCAGCTGAAGGAAATTGCAATGAACAGCAAAAACAGGAATGAACGGGCTGTTGCAGCAAACAATATTACAAATCAGTATGTTGCACTTGACCTGGCAAAAAACGTAAAAGATCGTGCAATCAGGCTTATTGCCGCAAATAAAATTGAGGATGAAAACCTCTTGTGGGATGCTGCAGAAAATTCCAATTTCTATGATGTCAGAAGCTTTGCATATGAAAGGTTGGGTGAAAACAACAAATCCATTGCTGAAGTGGTAATTAACGAGAAGAAATCCGAACATGTAACCGAGATTTTCAACAAGGTTGAAGACGAAGAAACGTTAAAGGATATTGCAATCAATGCAAAGGACAAGAAATACAGAAAGGAAGCTCTTGAAAAAATCCATGATGAGGAAATATTGTCAGATTTGATTTTCAATGCCAATGATAAGGTCATTCGAAAAAATGCCGTTTTAAAGGATTCACTGACAAATGAGGACACTCTTAAAAAGATTGCAATGACCGATTCAGACAGTGAAGTGAGAATAGCTGCAATAAATAAGATTTCCAATGAGGACAAGCTGGTTGAGATTGCAAAAGAGGAAGACAATGCAAAGGTAAGAAACATAATCTTTGAAAAGATAACCGATAAGGAATTGCAGAAAAATATTGCACTTAATTCAGGAAAATCCGATGTAAGGCTTGACATGGTAAAGATTATAGATGATGAGGATGTATTGTCTCAAATAGTCTTAAACGATGAGGACAGCGTTGTGAGAAGCGAGGCTATTAAAAAAATTGATGATGATGAAATCCTAATAAAGGTGGCAAAAACCGATTCGGACAGATTTACCCGCCAGACTGCAGTTAAAAAAATAACGGACTCTAATCAATTGGTTGGCATTGCATTGAATGATGATGATCCATTTGTAAGATCCCATGCAGTATCAAATCCAAATATAACTTCCGAAGATGATTTTGTTAAAATTGCTGTCAATACTGATTATGAAGACATTGCACTTGAAGCAATGAATCACATTGACTCTGAAGATGCATATGTAAAGATATTGCATGAGGCAAAATTGGAATCCGTCAGAAAGGATACTCTTGATAATATCGATGACTTGAAGGTATTGGTTGAAATAATTTTGGCCAATAAGGATTTGGAATTCAGCCTTAAGGCATTAAACAAGATTGACAATGAGGAAGTTATTATAAAAATCTATGAGCAGAACATTCATGAGGATATTAATGTCCGCTGTATATCCAAAATTAGAAGTCAAAAGCAGCTGACAGATATTTTACAATCAGACAAATCCTGGAGAGTAAGGGAAGCATGTGTTAAGAAGATAGTTAGTATTAAAGTCTTGAAGGATGTTTCTCTAAATGATGAGAACGAATATGTAAGAAATGTTGCAAAAAATAGGATTAAATCATTAAAATAATTTTTATATACTAAAAAATTTAAAATCTATACATGGTGATAAGATGCAATTAATGAAAGAACTTTCTTTAGCACCAGGGGTATCTGGTTCCGAAGAAGAAATAGCAAAAATTATTGAAAGAGAATTAAATGATGTTGCCGATACTATTGAACGCGATAGTATGGGGAATATAATTGCTACTAAAAAAGGTTCAAAAAAGGCACCTACTGTTATGTTGGCATCCCATATGGATGAAATAGGTTTAATGGTAAGGTATATTGATGATAACGGCTTTATTAAATTTTCATGCATTGGTGGAATCAACGATCAGATGTTGATGAACCAGACTGTAACAATTCACAGCAGTGTTGGGGAAAATGTTGTCGGTGTAATAGGTTCAAAACCACCTCACGTTACCAAACCTGAAGAAAGAAACAAAGTCGTCAAAGCAGATGACATGTTCATCGATATTGGTGCAAAGGATAAGGAAGATGCAGAAAAGATGGTCCGTATCGGAGATAAGATGACATTCAATGCATTGTTTGAAGAATATCCTAACAATCTGATTATGGGTAAGGCATTGGATAATCGTGTCGGATGCTATGTGATGATGGAAGTTTTAAAAAGAGTAGACACCAAAGCTACCGTTTACGGTGTCGGAACAGTCCAGGAAGAAGTAGGATTAAAAGGAGCTAAAACATCAGCATTCAAATTAAATCCTGACTTGGCCATTGCACTTGATGTAACATTATCCGGTGACCATCCTGGAATCAAACCTGAAGAGGCTCCTGTTGTAATGGGTAAAGGTCCAGCTATTATTTTGGCTGACGCATCAGGCCGTGGAATATTGACCCAGCAATCAGTCAAAGACTTGCTTGTTAATGCAGGAGATGAAAACGACATCGATTATCAGCTGGAAGTAAGTGACGGCGGAACAACTGACGGTACCGCAATCCATTTGACCCGCGAAGGTATTCCAACCGGTGTTTTATCAGTTCCTACAAGATACATCCACACTCCTGTAAGTGTCTGCAGCATGGATGATGTCGAATCAACAATTCAACTGATTGTAGCTGCAATCAACGGATTGGAATAAAAAAAGAGTTTTTAGGGAAGTTTTTTAACTTCCTATTTAAATCTATCATCTGACTTTTGTGATTTTGCTTTTTTATGATTGTTTTCAAACCATCCTATTTTTAACTCATCGATGGTGTCTTCATACAATTGGGGCACATATGGTTTGATGTCCAATAGTGGTGTTTCATCCAATACATCGATATTGGATATGTATACGGTATTTCCTTCAATTTTATCTATTTTTACAACTGATGAACCTATACGATTCGGTCTTTTAGGAGATCTTGTTGCAAATACTCCATGTGTATTGTTATCCATAAACGGCTTTACTTCGAGAGAATATCCATTCACTTTATGAAGCAAATATAATATATTGATGTGTGAGAAGTCTTCCAGGTCTTTTAAACCATCAGCATATTTATCTTTTATAATGAGTTTTCCTTTAATGCCTTTTGCACCTGTAGGTTGAATTGGCATTCCTTCTATTTCGGTAAATTCTGTATGTATTGTCCCGATTGATTCAAGTTCTATTTTCATGTTTTTATTTTTATCCATACTCTTTAATATATTATTTCATTTCGATTTTATCGATATGAAGTATTTCAGGTAATCGTTTTTAAAATTCTTAATTTTCAAAAAACCAAAACATTTATATACAATTCGATATAACATATTAATATACAACTAATAGGAGATGATTTTAATGGAACTTAGTGCTAGAAATCAATTAAAAGGAAAAGTTACAAATGTTGAATTAGGTGCTGTAATGGCAAATATTAAAATCGAAGTGTCAGAACCTTCAGTTATCACTGCTGTTATCACTAAAGAGTCTGCTGAAAGGTTAGGTTTAACCGAAGGTGACGATGTTTGCGCTTTAATCAAATCTACTGAAGTAATTGTAGGTAAATAAATAGATAATTTTTAAGGAGAGTATTGATATGGAACTTAGTGCTAGAAATCAATTAAAAGGTAAAGTAACTGGTGTTGAATTAGGTGCTGTAATGGCAAATATTAAAATCGAAGTGTCAGAACCTTCAGTTATCACTGCTGTTATCACTAAAGAGTCTGCTGAAAGGTTAGGTTTAAAAGAAGGCGATGATGTTTGTGCTTTAATTAAATCAACTGAAGTAATTGTAGGTAAATAAATTTTAGAGGTGTATTAATATGGAACTTAGTGCTAGAAATCAATTAAAAGGTAAAGTAACTGGTGTTGAATTAGGTGCTGTAATGGCAAATATTAAAATTGAAGTTGAAAATCCTGATGTTATCACTGCTGTGATTACTAAAGAGTCTGCTGAAAGGTTAGGTTTAAAAGAAGGCGATGATGTTTGCGCTTTAATTAAATCAACTGAAGTAATTGTAGGTAAATAAACTGGAATATATCCAGTTTAAAAATCTCTTTTTTTAAATTAAACTTGAATAGCCTAGAAAGCTAGGCAAAATAAATAAAATTATTATAATCAATATTAATACTATTATGAATTTTAGATGCTTTATTGTAAAGTAAACTGCAAAAAATAGTATTAACAACTTGATTATTAGGATAATACTCACGTTATCCTCCGGCTAATATTGTTTTAGTTCCTTGTTTGGAAATTTCCTCTTTTTTGAATTCTACATCATATTTGACTTTTTCAATGACTTCTTTAAGAGCATCCAATGTTTCTCCACGGTGATTGCCCAATACAGCCACTAAAAACAGGCTGTCTCCTGTGTAGAATTCGCCAAGATAATGGACGACAGAAATTTCAGCCACATTGTATTTGATTTTTGCATTTTCGACTATTGCTTCTATTTCCTTTTTTGTAGTTTCCTTGTCAGGAGTGGTTAAAATCAATTTTTCCAAGTCCATATTTTCTTCTTTTCCACGCACTATTCCTTCAAAAGTGAAAATAGCTCCACAATAATCAATTTTAGTATTTTTTTTAATGTCTTCAAGTAAATCTGGGATTGTTACTTTGTCTTCTTTTCCTTCGATAACTTTGACAACCATATTGATAACCTCATTATTATTTTTATTGTAATGGTATATAACTATTGTTATAGGTCACTGATTTCTTTAACTGACAGGTTCTTAAGCCTTTCAACACCTCTGATTTCTTCCATGACTTCAATGGTTGAATCAGAAACAAGCTCCTGCCAATTTTCACCGGCCAGCATTCTTCTTCTCACTTCGCTTCCAGACAGATGAAGCCTGTCATATAGCGGAGGATTTTTGACAGTATATCCTTCCTCTTCAAAAAGCTGTTTGACTAAAGGATTTCCTGAATAGACTATTGAAAATGGAGGAGTCATCATCTTTACATGTGCAGTCCATATTGCATTGAAGTTAATGTCCTCCATGGGAATGATATAGAATCTTCCCGGATCAATGTTTTCCTCAGCCAGTGCCTGGGTAACCATAACAACACGTTCACCAGCAGTAAAAGGATCTTTCAATTCATGGCTTAACTGGGCGCTGCCTATGCCTATGATAATCTCATCAACTTCTTCCAATATTTTTTTTATGACTTGAATGTGGCCCTTATGAATAGGTTGCATCCTACCGATTAAAATACCACGAACTTTATTATCCATATTCATCACTCGTTTATATATTTGAAGTAAAGTTATATTAAATACTTTTATTATAAATTATTATTGTTAAAAAAAATTTACGGAGTTCAATAAATGGAAAGAAAAAACATGATAATAATAGGAGTTATTGTAGTAATAATTGCCATTATAGGCATTGTTTTTGCTACAGGCGCTCTTAATAATAAAAATCAAATATCCACTCCATTTGACACTGAATTCATGAGTGGAGCTTTTGCCGGAAATGCTGAAAAGGCCAATACCAATGAATCATATGTGGCATCATTTACAGACAATGAACACAATGTTACATATAACCTTACAACCGTTGACAATTCATCCGCTTTGATGGAGATATATCAGCTCCAGGGTGTTAAAGGACCTGAACACCGTTCATTCAATGGAAATAACTGGAATATCTACTTCGGTGAGGCTGTACCTTCAGTCAACAATACAACTAACGTTACTTCAAACGAGTCAATGGGAATTGTAATATGTGAATGCCAAAAAGAGTCTCAGGGATATATTATCCACATAATATTCGCTGATTTGAAAAAGGTTAATTTCACATTAAACACCTTCGGCGATTCATATGTTAATTTTGTTGAGCCATTGCTCAAGACAGTAAACTTAAAGCAAAGCAGCAATGTGCCTGCATTGCATGATCAGTACGGTATGTCACAGGCTGATTTCCAAAAGCAGATGGACATGGTTCACCAAATCAAGGCAGGAAACTACTCTGCACTACAGCAAGGTACATAAATGAGAATAACAGTTTTTCATGCAAACGAGTGCGACAGAAAGAAATGCACTTCCATAAAGATGGAAAAGATGGGAAAATGCAAGCTTGTTTATAATATAAATAGGATTCCCAGCGGAGCTGTTGTATTGAATCCCTATGCTGAAAAGGCTGTTTCATACGAAGATTACAGATTCGTACAAAGGAGGGGAGTTGTGGGGCTTGACTGTTCCTGGAACGAGGTGTCAAGTTCCAAAAAATTCTTTTCTCTGTCCAAATACCACAGATCACTTCCGTTTCTCATAGCGACAAACCCTGTAAACTATGGAAAGCCTTGCATATTATCAACTGTTGAGGCGATTTCGGCCACTTTATACATCACTCGCTTCAAGGATGAGGCACGTGATATTTTAAACGGTTTCAAGTGGGGACATACCTTTCTGGAGCTGAATCATGACTTGCTTGAAAGTTATTCTGAAGCTGATACAAGTGCTGAGGTTGTCAAGGTACAAAATGAGTTTTTAGAATCTAAAAATTCTGATTAATCTAACTTTTCATTTTCATTTTTTTATAAACTGTGGTGTTTTATCCTTTATATTGATGTTTGATGCATTTTTGATATTATTTTTTTAATATTTTTATATATTATTTTATATGTGGACGGCACTGTTTTCTAACATTTGCTAAATAATGAACTGACTGGGTAATATATGATTATGGTAATTTTTATCCAATTTGAGCATTTATTTAATAAATTTAGGTTTTAAATGGTGTTTTTTAATTAATATATTATTTTTATATACTTTTATTAACAAACTTTAATTATGAGTCATTTATAGCCTGATTGGAGTATTATAAATTTATTAAAAAAATGTCATTTTCATGCTTTTTTTAGTACATATATTGCTATTTTTGACTCATTAGCTAAAATAAATTGAAAGTTAAATTTAAATTGAAAATCACAAGGCTCTTTTACTTTTTAAAGTATTGGAATTGTTTTTCTTTTTATTTTTAATTCAATTTAAAAAGAATTTAAGTAAAAATATATTGATTTATAATCATTTGATGAGCAAATCTTATATTAAATTTAGTATGAATCAAAATTTCGAGTTAATTTACATTAACAAAAAATTATGATTGGTATAATTTGGTTTAGTGCTTTATTAATGCATATAGTCAAATAATTTGGTTATAACTCACGTTTTTAACGCATGAAAATAATCGGCTATATTACTTATAGGATTTTGTGGTGATTAAATTGATTTTATTTTTCTTGATTCGATTATTAAGTTTAATTTGATTCGGCTCTCGTTAATTAATAAAAAACGGGGATTAAATTGAAACTTAACGATGTAATGCATAAATTAATTGAAATTTTTGTATTAAGCGAAAGTCAAAATCCTAGTTCAGCTTCAAAAGGGGTTGAACTTCATGAAAGTAAATGGGTTGATAAATGTTTATTCGTCAGTTTCGATGAGAGAATCATTGAAAGAATTGGAATTTCAAGACTAATACACAGTATGATTATTAGCAAGGGGGTCATATGAAAAGTCCCTTAAATTACAAGAATCGTATTGGAGAGTTGAAATATATTTGATGGAGTGATAATTTGGAAAATAAAAAATATTTTATCATGATTTTATGTATTATCGCATTATTTTCAATGCAATTTGTATGTGCTAGTGATAATACTGAAAATGTGACTGTTTTGGCTAGTGCTGAAGACAGTGTTCTTTCAGCGCCTAGTGAAACCAAAACATATACTGATTTAAATCAGACTATTTCAGAAGCCGCTGATGGTGCTGAAATTAATCTTGGATATAATTATAGATATAATGATGGTGATCCAAAATCTGGAATAAACATAACGAAGAACTTGATAATAAACGGTAATGGTGCTGTCATTGATGGTGCTAGTGCATCTTCATTATTTAATATATCTGAAGATGTAACCGTTACTTTGAAAAACTTGACAATTACAAAAGCTGCTTATAAAGTGGGAAATGGTGTTGCAGACTTTGTTGCTTATCCTGCAATAACTTCAAAAGGAAGATTGAACATTGAAGATTGTACATTTACAGAAATCAAACCTGCAGAAGGATGGATGGAACATGTACAAAATGCAAATGGTAGTGTAATATATTCAACCGCTGATGTGAATATTATTAATTCAACATTCAGTAATAATTGGGTTGCCACTTCTTCAATAATATATACAACAGGGCGTGTGTCCGTTAGAGGTTCTCAATTTAGTGATAACAAAGCTTATGGTGATGATTATAAAGGAGCGGTAATTTATACTGAAGGTGGAATAGATACTATTGAAGATTCTACTTTTTCACAAAATGGTCAAGATAAAAAAGGTTCTGGTGGTGTAATTTATATTGCAAATCCGGATTCTGTAACATCTATAAAAAATTCTACTTTTGATTTTAATTATGCACAAAATGGTGGTGTAATTTATACAAATGGTAAAATAGACACAATTGAGGATTCAAAATTCTGGGGTGACATGGCTTATGTTGGTGGTGTCATTTATGCTAAATCAGTAAATACAATAGACAATTCAACTATTGATACCTGCGGATATTATTCCGATTCATCTAAAGGAGCTATTTATTTAACTGGAAGTGATGATTTAATTATTACAAATACAACATTCACTGGCGGTATGGCTGGTGAAGGTAGTGCTGTATATACTCACGGTGGAGTATCAATAATTGGTTCTGAAATAACTGGATGTGTTGAAGACAGTTATTCTGTACTTACAAAAGGAGCTATCTGTGCAAATGGTGATGTATATATTGAAAATACAACAATCAAGGATAATTTTGCAAAAGAAGGTTCTGTTGTTTTTACTAACTCATCAGTAACCATTATAAACTGTAAAAACATCACTAATAATGGTTTGCATGATAATAACATTGATTACAAAGGGGGTGTTGTTTATGCAAAAGGTAAAGTTACAATAGAAAACTCTACTTTTGGCGTTAATGCTGCTGAAACTGGTGGTGCAATCTATTCTGAAAGTGATGTTGATTTCTTCAATTCATATGCTAATGGTAGTGGAATGCAACGTTATAATAGAGATGGTAGTTTTATCTATGCTGAAGGCAATGTCAACATGGAAAATTCTACTGTTGATAGTTTTATTATGGTAAGTACCAATGCCCATGGTGTAATATATACTGGAGGAAATATTCGTGTTAAAAATTCAACTTTAACTAAAACTGATTTAGGCCTGCTTGATTCATCCAGTGTAGGTGGAGCTATCCATGCAAAAGGTAATGGTGAAGTTTACAACTCTAATTTCACTCATAACAATGCAAAACAATATGCTGCATTATATGTTGGAGGAACTTTAGATATATATGATTCACTTTTCTTCAATAACACTCATGGTAGTGCATTCGGTGAAGGCAGAACTATTGTAAACAACACTAATTTCTTAAATAACACTGGTGGAGCACATCTAAATGGTAGAGTCATAGGTACCAATTCAACATTGAATATTACAAACTCAAATGTTATTGGAACTTATGGTAAGGGAGGTGTATTTAATGGTACAGTATTTTCAGAAGACAATTTATTCATGGAAAATTGTACTTTGAATCATAACCATGCTTTTGAAGCTTCATCTACAGGTCTGATAGTCTGTACCCATTCAAATGCCACAGTTAAAAACTGTGAATTTTATGAAAATGGATTTTCAGGTCAAGACTGTTATGGTGGAGATATTTATGCTGGTCAAAATGCATATGTTGAAAACTCCACATTCTCAAACAGTACTGTATATGGAGGACAAGGTAATACTCATGGTCTTGTAGTATATGCAAAGCAAAATATCACATTTAAGGATTCAATCGTTGATGATGTATATTCACTTAATGGTGAACATGGTGCTTTAACTGGTAATTATGTAACTGTTGAGAATTCCAATTTTACAAATATTACTGGATTTGGTGCTTTTGGTGCTGCTATCCATGCAAATGTTGCTAATGTAAGTGATTCCTTATTCTATAATGTAGACAGTTCTGACAATAAGGATTATGGTGGAGCAATATATGCTAATAATACTTATGCATATCGCAGTAACTTCACCCACTGTCATGCTGGAGAAGGTGCCGCAATATTTTCAGAAAATCATACAGAAGCTATTGAAAACATTTTTGTTGATAATATGGCGCAATATGCTGGTCAGGCCATATTTACAAAAACAGGATTTATTCAATACAATACAATTCTAAACAATTCACATGTTCAATGGGGACAGTCATGTGATGTTGCATTTTCCAGTGATAAAGTAGATTCTCTTGAATATAACTGGTGGGGATTAAACAAGCCATTTGATCTCTATGGTGAAAACAGGGCAAAAACCAAAGTTTCCCATCAGGGATCCACTGCTGGTGAAGATTATTTACCTGAAACTTGGGTTATTATGGACTTTTATATAACTAACCCTGATGAGCCATTTGTAGGTCAAGGTCTTAATTTAACAACTGCATTGGAACGTTATCATAATAAAACTGCAGATGAAAACTATACCTTAGGCCATGAAATTTCAAAAAGAACTGTATATTACAATTCTGTTGATGCTGTAAGTGGTGAAGCTGATGATGGTAAATTCAGTCATAATGGAACTGCATTCCGCAGTATAGACTATGTAATGTATTCAAACAATGACTTTGAACAGCATAATGTCAGTTCAACTGTTGACTATCAGACATTATACATCAAAGTCCGCCAATTTGAAATCAATGTTAATAAAACAGTAACTAATACAACACCAAAAGTTGGAGATATAATCAATTACACAATTACAGTAACAAACATTGATAAAACTGATTATACTCAGTCTGATGTAGCATATACAAATCCTCCAGTATTGAATATTACAATTACTGATATATTGGATGACAGATTGCAATTGTTGGAGGTAAACGGTACTCCTTGCAGTAATCAAACTGTTATTTGGTATATTGAAAACTATGGTTCTAATCAGACAACGACTTTAGTTCTTAAAGTTAGGGTTAAAGGCTTTGGAAATATTACAAATTACGCTAATATAACCAAAATTAATGAAACAGAATTGACAAATCCCTATGGGAGCGGTAATGTAACCATTTATGTAAATGAGTCTGCATTTGTAGAATTGAATGTTACTAAAAAGGTTAATGTTATAAAAGCCATTGTCGGTGATGAAATTAAGTTCACTATAACTGTAAATAATACAGGAAATGGCAATGCTACTAATGTAATCATTACTGATGAGCTTAACAGTGCATTTGAATATGTTTCTTCTACTCATGGAGGCACTATTGCATCTAATATAGTTACTTGGACAATTGAGAAAATAGAACCTGGAATTCCAGTGACTGTTGAATTGGTTGTTAAATTAAAACAAGCAGGTAATTATTCCAATATTGCTTTTGCAAACTGTACTGAAAATGAGGAAAAAACAAATGGTACTAGTGATAATGTGACTGTTGATCCTGATGTTCGTTTGGATGTTACTAAAGTGGTTGATGGTGGTGTTGCTGAGGTCTTTGTTGGTGATAGTATTGTTTATGTTATTACTGTGACTAATAATGGTAATTCTACTGCTACTGGTGTTAATGTGACTGAGAAGTTGTCTGATCTTGTTGTTGTTACTGGTGCTAGTGATCCTGGTTGGAATAATGTGACTAAGGTTTGGAATGTGGGTACTCTTGGTTCTACGGAGTCTAAGATTTTAAGGTTGACTGTTAAAGTTATTGGTAATGGTACTGTTGTTAATAGTGTTGTTGCTAATTCTTCTGAGAATGTTACTGATGTTCCTGCTAATAGTACTAATGTGACTGCTAAACCTGATGTCAGATTAGATGTTACTAAGGTGGTTGATGGTGGTGTTGCTGAGGTCTTTGTTGGTGATAGTATTGTTTATGTTATTACTGTGACTAATAATGGTAATTCTACTGCTACTGGTGTTAATGTGACTGAGAAGTTGTCTGGTCTTGTTGTTGTTACTGGTGCTAGTGATGCTGGTTGGAATAATGTTACTAAAGTTTGGAATGTAGGTACTCTTGAAAGTAAAGGTTCTAAAACTTTAAGATTAACTGTTAAAGTTGTGGGTAATGGTACTGTTGCTAATGCTGTTGTGGCTAATTCTACTGAGAATGTTACTGATGTTCCTGCTAATAGTACTAATGTGACTGCTAAGCCGGATGTTCGTTTGGATGTTACTAAAGTGGTTGTAGGAGATATTACTGAGGTTTATGTTGGTGATACTATTGCTTATATTATTACTGTGACTAATGATGGTAATTCTACTGCTACTGGTGTTAATGTGACTGAGAAGTTGTCTGATCTTGTTGTGGTTATTGGTGCTACTGGTGATGGTATTTGGGATAATGATACTGGTGTTTGGAATGTAGGTACTCTTGCGGGTAATGGTGCTTCTGCTGCTTTGACTTTGACTGTTAGAGTTGTGGGTAATGGTACTGTTGCTAATGCTGTTGTAGCTAATGCTTCTGAGAATACTACTGATGTTCCTGCTAATAGTACTAATGTGACTGCTAAACCTGATGTTAGATTAAATGTTACAAAGACTGTTGATGGTGGTGTTAGTGAGGTTTATGTTGGTGATAGTATTGTTTATGTTATTACTGTGACTAATGATGGTAATTCTACTGCTACTGGTGTTAATGTGACTGAAAAGCTTTCAGATCTTGTTGTTGTTACTAGTTGGGATAGTACTGGTTGGGATAATGTCACTAAGGTTTGGAATGTAGGTACTCTTGCGGGTAATGGTGCTTCTGTTACTTTAAGATTAACTGTTAAAGTTATTGGAAATGGTACTGTTGCTAATGCTGTTGTGGTTAATTCATCTGAGAATACTACTGATGTTCCTGCTAATAGTACTAATGTGACTGCTAAGCCGGATGTTAGATTAAATGTTACAAAGACTGTTGATGGTGGTGTTACTGAGGTTTATGTTGGTGATAGTATTGTTTATGTTATTACTGTGACTAATAATGGTAATTCTACTGCTACTGGTGTTAATGTGACTGAGAAGTTGTCTGGTCTTGTTGTTGTTATTGGTGCTGATACTGTTACTGGTAGTTGGGATAATGTCACTAAAGTTTGGAAAGTTGGTACTCTTGCGGGTAATGGTGCTTTTGCTACTTTAAGATTAACTGTTAAAGTTATTGGTAATGGTACTGTTGTTAATAGTGTTGTTGCTAATTCTTCTGAGAATACTACTGATGTTCCTGCTAATGGTACTAATGTGACTGCTAAGCCGGATGTTAGATTGAATGTCACTAAAGAGGCTAATGTTACTGAAGCTGTCGTTGGTGATGTAGTAGAGTTTACTATTACTGTTAAGAATAACGGTTTATCTGATGCGACTAATGTTGTTGTTTGGGATATTTT containing:
- a CDS encoding HEAT repeat domain-containing protein, whose product is MQLKEIAMNSKNRNERAVAANNITNQYVALDLAKNVKDRAIRLIAANKIEDENLLWDAAENSNFYDVRSFAYERLGENNKSIAEVVINEKKSEHVTEIFNKVEDEETLKDIAINAKDKKYRKEALEKIHDEEILSDLIFNANDKVIRKNAVLKDSLTNEDTLKKIAMTDSDSEVRIAAINKISNEDKLVEIAKEEDNAKVRNIIFEKITDKELQKNIALNSGKSDVRLDMVKIIDDEDVLSQIVLNDEDSVVRSEAIKKIDDDEILIKVAKTDSDRFTRQTAVKKITDSNQLVGIALNDDDPFVRSHAVSNPNITSEDDFVKIAVNTDYEDIALEAMNHIDSEDAYVKILHEAKLESVRKDTLDNIDDLKVLVEIILANKDLEFSLKALNKIDNEEVIIKIYEQNIHEDINVRCISKIRSQKQLTDILQSDKSWRVREACVKKIVSIKVLKDVSLNDENEYVRNVAKNRIKSLK
- a CDS encoding M42 family metallopeptidase, coding for MQLMKELSLAPGVSGSEEEIAKIIERELNDVADTIERDSMGNIIATKKGSKKAPTVMLASHMDEIGLMVRYIDDNGFIKFSCIGGINDQMLMNQTVTIHSSVGENVVGVIGSKPPHVTKPEERNKVVKADDMFIDIGAKDKEDAEKMVRIGDKMTFNALFEEYPNNLIMGKALDNRVGCYVMMEVLKRVDTKATVYGVGTVQEEVGLKGAKTSAFKLNPDLAIALDVTLSGDHPGIKPEEAPVVMGKGPAIILADASGRGILTQQSVKDLLVNAGDENDIDYQLEVSDGGTTDGTAIHLTREGIPTGVLSVPTRYIHTPVSVCSMDDVESTIQLIVAAINGLE
- the tsaA gene encoding tRNA (N6-threonylcarbamoyladenosine(37)-N6)-methyltransferase TrmO; the protein is MKIELESIGTIHTEFTEIEGMPIQPTGAKGIKGKLIIKDKYADGLKDLEDFSHINILYLLHKVNGYSLEVKPFMDNNTHGVFATRSPKRPNRIGSSVVKIDKIEGNTVYISNIDVLDETPLLDIKPYVPQLYEDTIDELKIGWFENNHKKAKSQKSDDRFK
- a CDS encoding molybdopterin-binding protein, which translates into the protein MELSARNQLKGKVTNVELGAVMANIKIEVSEPSVITAVITKESAERLGLTEGDDVCALIKSTEVIVGK
- a CDS encoding molybdopterin-binding protein; protein product: MELSARNQLKGKVTGVELGAVMANIKIEVSEPSVITAVITKESAERLGLKEGDDVCALIKSTEVIVGK
- a CDS encoding molybdopterin-binding protein produces the protein MELSARNQLKGKVTGVELGAVMANIKIEVENPDVITAVITKESAERLGLKEGDDVCALIKSTEVIVGK
- a CDS encoding molybdenum cofactor biosynthesis protein MoaE; this translates as MVVKVIEGKEDKVTIPDLLEDIKKNTKIDYCGAIFTFEGIVRGKEENMDLEKLILTTPDKETTKKEIEAIVENAKIKYNVAEISVVHYLGEFYTGDSLFLVAVLGNHRGETLDALKEVIEKVKYDVEFKKEEISKQGTKTILAGG
- a CDS encoding nicotinamide-nucleotide adenylyltransferase, which produces MDNKVRGILIGRMQPIHKGHIQVIKKILEEVDEIIIGIGSAQLSHELKDPFTAGERVVMVTQALAEENIDPGRFYIIPMEDINFNAIWTAHVKMMTPPFSIVYSGNPLVKQLFEEEGYTVKNPPLYDRLHLSGSEVRRRMLAGENWQELVSDSTIEVMEEIRGVERLKNLSVKEISDL
- a CDS encoding DUF367 family protein; this encodes MRITVFHANECDRKKCTSIKMEKMGKCKLVYNINRIPSGAVVLNPYAEKAVSYEDYRFVQRRGVVGLDCSWNEVSSSKKFFSLSKYHRSLPFLIATNPVNYGKPCILSTVEAISATLYITRFKDEARDILNGFKWGHTFLELNHDLLESYSEADTSAEVVKVQNEFLESKNSD